The following coding sequences lie in one Desmodus rotundus isolate HL8 chromosome 1, HLdesRot8A.1, whole genome shotgun sequence genomic window:
- the PLIN2 gene encoding perilipin-2 isoform X1, which yields MVSAAVDPQPSVVTRVANLPLVSSTYDLVSSAYVTTKDQYPYLKSVCEIAEKGVKTITSVAVMSALPIIQKLEPQIAIANTYACMGLDRIEEKLPILNQPTNQVVANAKGAVTGAKDAVTTTVTGAKDSVASTITGVMGKTKGAVTGSVEKTKSVVNDSINTVMGSRMMQLVSSGVENALTTSELLVDQYLPLTEEELEKEAKKVEGFDTIQKPSYYIRLGSLSTKLRSRAYQQALSRVKEAKQKSQETISQLHSTVKLIEFARENVHSANQRIQDAQDKLYLSWVEWKRSVGYDDTDESHCAEHIESRTLAIARNLTQQLQTTCSTLLSNIQGLPQNIQDQASHLGVMAGDIYSVFRNAASFKEVSDGFLTSSKGQLQKMKESLDDVMDYLVNNTPLNWLVFDFTAIDLTSETDEIPDIIPLEEEDESGHSHANNPESTQGEMLKN from the exons ATGGTATCTGCTGCAGTTGATCCACAGCCG AGCGTGGTGACTAGGGTCGCCAACCTACCCTTGGTAAGCTCCACATATGACCTCGTCTCCTCGGCTTATGTCACCACAAAGGATCAGTATCCTTACTTGAAGTCTGTGTGTGAGATCGCAGAAAAGGGTGTGAAGACCATCACATCGGTGGCTGTGATGAGCGCCCTGCCCATCATCCAGAAGCTAGAGCCACAAA TTGCTATTGCCAATACCTATGCCTGTATGGGACTGGACAGGATTGAGGAGAAACTGCCTATTCTGAATCAGCCAACAAATCAG GTTGTTGCCAATGccaaaggtgctgtgactggggCGAAAGATGCTGTGACGACGACTGTGACTGGGGCCAAGGATTCTGTGGCCAGCACGATCACTGGAGTGATGGGCAAGACCAAAGGAGCGGTGACTGGCAGTGTGGAGAAGACCAAGTCTGTGGTCAATGACAGCATTAACACAGTCATGGGGAGTCGGATGATGCAGCTGGTGAGCAGTGGAGTAGAAAATGCACTCACCACATCAGAGCTGCTGGTAGACCAGTACCTCCCTCTCACTGAGGAAGAACTAG aaaaagaagcaaaaaaagtTGAAGGATTTGATACAATTCAGAAGCCAAGTTATTATATTAGGCTGGGATCTTTGTCTACCAAGCTCCGCTCACGTGCCTATCAGCAGGCTCTCAGCAGGGTGAAAGAAGCTAAGCAAAAAAGCCAAGAGACCATTTCTCAGCTCCATTCCACTGTTAAACTG ATTGAATTTGCCAGGGAGAATGTTCATAGTGCCAACCAGAGAATTCAGGATGCTCAGGACAAGCTCTATCTGTCCTGGGTGGAGTGGAAGAGAAGCGTTGGCTACGATGATACTGATGAATCCCACTGTGCTGAG cACATTGAGTCACGTACTCTTGCTATTGCCCGAAACCTGACTCAGCAGCTGCAGACCACGTGCTCCACTCTCCTGTCCAACATCCAAGGGTTACCGCAAAACATCCAAGATCAGGCCAGTCACTTGGGGGTGATGGCTGGAGACATCTACTCAGTGTTCCGCAATGCTGCGTCCTTCAAAGAAGTGTCTGATGGCTTCCTCACTTCTAGCAAGGGACAGCTGCAGAAAATGAAAGAGTCTTTAGATGATGTGATGGATTATCTTGTTAACAACACACCCCTCAACTGGCTG GTATTTGACTTCACTGCCATAGACTTGACATCTGAGACTGATGAAATTCCAGATATTATACCTTTGGAAGAAGAGGATGAATCAGGTCATTCACATGCTAATAACCCTGAGTCCACTCAGGGTGAAATGTTGAAAAACTAA
- the PLIN2 gene encoding perilipin-2 isoform X2, producing MVSAAVDPQPSVVTRVANLPLVSSTYDLVSSAYVTTKDQYPYLKSVCEIAEKGVKTITSVAVMSALPIIQKLEPQIAIANTYACMGLDRIEEKLPILNQPTNQVVANAKGAVTGAKDAVTTTVTGAKDSVASTITGVMGKTKGAVTGSVEKTKSVVNDSINTVMGSRMMQLVSSGVENALTTSELLVDQYLPLTEEELEKEAKKVEGFDTIQKPSYYIRLGSLSTKLRSRAYQQALSRVKEAKQKSQETISQLHSTVKLIEFARENVHSANQRIQDAQDKLYLSWVEWKRSVGYDDTDESHCAEHIESRTLAIARNLTQQLQTTCSTLLSNIQGLPQNIQDQASHLGVMAGDIYSVFRNAASFKEVSDGFLTSSKGQLQKMKESLDDVMDYLVNNTPLNWLVGPFYPQITESQKTKDRGAEKGTTSQKAQQTERKTQ from the exons ATGGTATCTGCTGCAGTTGATCCACAGCCG AGCGTGGTGACTAGGGTCGCCAACCTACCCTTGGTAAGCTCCACATATGACCTCGTCTCCTCGGCTTATGTCACCACAAAGGATCAGTATCCTTACTTGAAGTCTGTGTGTGAGATCGCAGAAAAGGGTGTGAAGACCATCACATCGGTGGCTGTGATGAGCGCCCTGCCCATCATCCAGAAGCTAGAGCCACAAA TTGCTATTGCCAATACCTATGCCTGTATGGGACTGGACAGGATTGAGGAGAAACTGCCTATTCTGAATCAGCCAACAAATCAG GTTGTTGCCAATGccaaaggtgctgtgactggggCGAAAGATGCTGTGACGACGACTGTGACTGGGGCCAAGGATTCTGTGGCCAGCACGATCACTGGAGTGATGGGCAAGACCAAAGGAGCGGTGACTGGCAGTGTGGAGAAGACCAAGTCTGTGGTCAATGACAGCATTAACACAGTCATGGGGAGTCGGATGATGCAGCTGGTGAGCAGTGGAGTAGAAAATGCACTCACCACATCAGAGCTGCTGGTAGACCAGTACCTCCCTCTCACTGAGGAAGAACTAG aaaaagaagcaaaaaaagtTGAAGGATTTGATACAATTCAGAAGCCAAGTTATTATATTAGGCTGGGATCTTTGTCTACCAAGCTCCGCTCACGTGCCTATCAGCAGGCTCTCAGCAGGGTGAAAGAAGCTAAGCAAAAAAGCCAAGAGACCATTTCTCAGCTCCATTCCACTGTTAAACTG ATTGAATTTGCCAGGGAGAATGTTCATAGTGCCAACCAGAGAATTCAGGATGCTCAGGACAAGCTCTATCTGTCCTGGGTGGAGTGGAAGAGAAGCGTTGGCTACGATGATACTGATGAATCCCACTGTGCTGAG cACATTGAGTCACGTACTCTTGCTATTGCCCGAAACCTGACTCAGCAGCTGCAGACCACGTGCTCCACTCTCCTGTCCAACATCCAAGGGTTACCGCAAAACATCCAAGATCAGGCCAGTCACTTGGGGGTGATGGCTGGAGACATCTACTCAGTGTTCCGCAATGCTGCGTCCTTCAAAGAAGTGTCTGATGGCTTCCTCACTTCTAGCAAGGGACAGCTGCAGAAAATGAAAGAGTCTTTAGATGATGTGATGGATTATCTTGTTAACAACACACCCCTCAACTGGCTGGTAGGTCCCTTTTATCCTCAGATAACTGAGTCTCAGAAAACTAAGGACCGAGGTGCAGAGAAGGGCACAACCAGCCAGAAGGCCCAGCAGACTGAGCGCAAAACACAGTAA